In Mustela erminea isolate mMusErm1 chromosome 20, mMusErm1.Pri, whole genome shotgun sequence, the sequence CCTGCTGGTCTGGTACTACTGCACGCTCACCATCCGCGAGAGCATCCTCATCAACAACGGCTCCCGGTGCGCCAGGCCGGGGCGGGCCTGCtccggggtggggcggggcgggggggctgccGGAGCCAcccggggaggcggggggggggggggcgcgggccTTGGGGGACTGGCTTCCTCCCACCGCAGCCTGGCATCCTGTCCCCGAGCTCCGATCCCTCGGGGCCGAGGGGACGGAATGACCGCCGCTCCCCACCACAGGATCAAAGGCTGGTGGGTTTTCCATCACTACGTGTCCACTTTCTTGTCGGGAGTCATGCTGACGTGGTGAGTGGCCAGATTGGCTCCCGGGGTGTGGGGTGCAGGGGGGCGCGGGGTAGACCCAGGGTGTCCCTGAGTTTCTACCTGCCCTTTCCTCCGCTTTCTGCCTTAGGCCCGACGGCCTCATGTACCAGAAGTTCCGGAACCAGTTCTTGTCCTTCTCCATGTACCAGAGTGAGTGTCTCGGGGGGCGCTGCTCCACACGGGAACCCCCTCCCACAGGGAGCAGGCCGGGGGGCGGTGGGGACTTTGGGCCCCAGCCCAGTTCCGCTGCTCCCCGGCCCCAGGCTTCGTGCAGTTCCTGCAGTACTACTACCAGAGCGGCTGTCTATACCGCCTGCGGGCCTTGGGCGAGAGGCATACCATGGACCTCACTGTGGGTGAGTCGGGTGCGGCCTCCGCTCCCGGGCATCCTGACGGGGGCCTTTCCCGACCACGCGGGGCTGAGACCGTGTCCGCCCCTCCCCCGCAGAGGGCTTCCAGTCCTGGATGTGGCGCGGCCTCACCTTCCTGCTGCCCTTTCTCTTCTTCGGACACGTAAGTTGTCTctgcccggcccccgccccgtgTGTCCGGCCGCGTCCCCGGCGCTGGCTCTGGGCCGTCGCGGGGACCGGCTTCTGTCTGAAACCTTCCATCCCTCCCAGTTCTGGCAGCTTTTCAACGCGCTGACTTTGTTCAGCCTGGCCCGGGACCCCGAGTGCAAGGAGTGGCAGGTGAGCccggggccctgggctggggggtggggacgcCTCAAGGGGCGCCCGGCCCCGCCCTCACCCGCTTCCTCCCGCAGGTGCTCATGTGCggcttccccttcctcctgctcttcctcGGCAACTTCTTCACCACCCTGCGGGTCGTGCACCAGAAATTCCACAGTCAGAGGCGTGGGAGCAAGAAAGAATGAGTCTGGGCCTGTGTGCCCGGCTCCCTCCGGTGCCCCTGGCCCGGCAGGGGCTTCTGTCCCCTTTGCTGGGGCGGTAGGGGGCTCGCCTCATGCGGGAGGgtctcttctgctctccctggGGTTTTGTGGGCCCTGTGGGCCCGAAGGCGCTGCCGGAGAGGAGGGCCGGGCCTGCAGGGAGCGGGGGGCCAGCAGCCTGAATAAAGGAAGCGTGGCAGAGAGGCGCCCCGAGGTGTGTGCTCTCCGAAGGGTCAGGCGGGGCCTTGGCGCCGCCACCACACGGCCTCTCCGGGTTCTGAGTTAAGTAGACGCGGGGAGACCCCAGACCTACTCAAGCAAtagcaaatacagaaaacagaacttTATTCCAAGgagcagagattatttaaaattatttacagtCATTGAAAATAACGTGGAGGGGTTGGGGCTCGGTCGAGCTGCGCAGAGCCCGGATGTACAGCCCCGAGGGGCCTGAATGTTCCCCGAACACACCCCGTGCCCCGGGGCCTGGACCGGTCCCCGCTGCCGGCCCACCTCCCAGAGCGGGGCCCTGCGGACACCCCCCAGGAGACTGGCGGGAGGGAGCGAGGGCGGGGATCCCAGGAAGCCGGGCTGTGGGGCCTGTGGGGCCGGCCTAGCTCCACACGTCCAGGGAGTAGCGGCCCTTGGTCATCAGCTTCTTGACGTAGTCCACGGCCTGTGCGTGCTCCATGGCCCCCCCTTCAGCCACGATGTCGTAGAAGGTGTTCTGCACATCCCTCGCCATGTTCCGAGcatccctggggcaggaaggaaagCGCTGGGCAAGGGCCCCCCACGGGCGGGCCGGCCTCGCCCCCCCACCGCGCCCTCACTCACCCGCAGACGTAGATGTGGGCGCCGGCCTCGTGGATCAGCTGCCACAGGTGCTCCTTGTCCCTCCGCAGTAAGTGCTGCACGTAGACCTGCGGGTGAGGGCGCACGGTGAGGGCGACGGTCCCGGCACGGTCCCAGCACCGCGGCGTGGGGGCCGGCCCGAGGCCTCACCTTGTGCGGCTGCTCCCGGGAGAAGGCCACGCTGAGCTGGGTGAGGGAGCCGTCCTTCTGGAACCCGGCCAGCTCCTCGTGGTACAGGTAGTCCTCGTCGGCGCGCCGGCAGCCGTAGTACAGCAGCGTCTCCCCGACCTCCTTGCCTGCGGGGGCCGGGGTGGCgggcaggggtgaggtggggccttggggcaggggtgggggtgtgtgccCGACCTCACGGGACCCGTCCGGTGCGCGCGCTCACCCTGCTGCCGCAGCCAGGCCCGCTCCTGGATGAAGCCGATGAAGGGAGCCACCCCGGTGCCGGGGCCCACCATGATGACCGGCGTGGTGGCCTTGAAAGGCAGGCGGAACTGGGACTTGCGCACGAACATGGGCACCAGGGCCCGGCGGCCGTTCTCCCCGGCCGGCTCCTTGGCCCGCAGCCAGCTGGTGGCCACGCCCTTGTTGACGCGGCCGGCCTTGGTCTCGTACTCCACGGCCACGGCACAGATGTGCACGGAGTTGGGGTGGacctggtgggggcggggccggggtaAGTACGCCCCAGGCCCTGGTTCCCCGGGGCCCGTCGCTGGAGTCTCCTCCATACTGGGGtgtcccccaaccccctgctcgGTCCTTTGCGGCCCCCACAGCTCCTCAGAAGCCCCT encodes:
- the TMEM120A gene encoding transmembrane protein 120A, yielding MHLPAPGPLGDCLRDWEELQQDFQSIQETHRLYRLKLEELTKLQNGCTGAITRQKKQLQELALVLKKCKRSLQSGAREAAQELENQIKERQGLFFDMEAYLPKKNGLYLSLVLGNVNVTLLSKQAKFAYKDEYEKFKLYLTIILILISFTCRFLLNSRVTDAAFNFLLVWYYCTLTIRESILINNGSRIKGWWVFHHYVSTFLSGVMLTWPDGLMYQKFRNQFLSFSMYQSFVQFLQYYYQSGCLYRLRALGERHTMDLTVEGFQSWMWRGLTFLLPFLFFGHFWQLFNALTLFSLARDPECKEWQVLMCGFPFLLLFLGNFFTTLRVVHQKFHSQRRGSKKE